Genomic DNA from Bacteroidales bacterium:
AGGCATATCAGTCCTTAATAAGGTTTCAGTATCTTTCCATTCACCGTTTCGTTTAATGCAGTAAATGCCAAATAACAAAGCAATAAATGTAAAGACAAGTGTGTAACGTTTTTTAATTATGGTAATAAAACAAACACCAGCAATAATAAACCCTAATGATGCTGTATAAACTAAACGTTCGGCTACAATTCCATTTATTGGGATAAAAAAATTCGAGAAAGGAACAATGCTTACCCAGAACCATATTATGCCCCATGTTAAAATAGCAGATTTTTGTCTTTTTTTTAATAGAAAGTAAATGCTAGTTATTAAACAAACAACAAAAACAATTTGATTTAGTGTAATGGTATCAGGTATATTTATCGTTTTGTATCCATAATAGTAGCTAAGCGGATATGGAAAGATGAGTTTAACGATGTAAAATCCCATACTCTCGGCGCTTAATAAATATTTGGCAAAGTGAGAATGAATTTCATGAAGAGGATTTTCAAAGTAAAAAAGTATTTTATCTTCTGTTGGAAGTATCCATGATGGAAGTTTATATAAAATCCATGCTCCTATAAATACAATAATAAAGTGAACAAGAATTGGCCATCGGACATTAAAATTTTTATAAAAAAATAAAGTTATGGGAGTTAATAATAGAAATACCATTCCGTTTTCTTTTGTTAGTATAGAAAGCCATGTAAATAATGCCGAAAAAACAAGTTTTATCCATTTTTGAGTATCAATATACTGAATAGCTGTGCTTATTGCAGCTATTCCAAATAGAAATGCAAGAAGCTCTTCTCTGTTTTTTAAACTCGCGACTACTTCGGTATGAATGGGATGGATTGCAAACAGCAGGCTTGTCCACCAAATTATTTTATCATTATTTGGAAATATTTTATTGAGTAATAGATATAACCATACTATGGTAATTATATATAGCAGTAAATTAATTAAATGACTTAAAAATGGTTTTTCGCCCCATAACTGGGATTCAATAAAAAAAGTTGTTCTTGCAATTGGACGATATCCAAATGTATTATCCTTTTCCTGCCAATAATGTGTAGTAAATATTTCTTTAATGCCACTAAAACCTTGATGGCTTGATTTCTGAACAACAAAGTTGTCGTCAAAACTATAATGGTTCCATAGTGTATTAGCAAAAACAGCAACTGTTATACACAATAATAAGATAAAGGGTTTGTTTTTAAATACTTTTTTTGAAAACATTGACAAATATACAAGAAGAATATATTATAACAAAATTAACAAAATTTAAATTATCATAATTAGAATGAATCTAAATAAATAGTTAATTTTGCAAAAAAAAATATGTTAAAATTTATACTTATATTATTATTTCCTTTATCACTTTGGGCACAAAAAGGTAGAATAGAAGGACGTATAGTTCAAAAGAACAACGAACCTATTCCTTTTGCAAATGTTGTAATAATTGGTACATCGATAGGTGCTTCGAGCGATTTTGATGGTAAATTTATTATTACAGCTCTTGAACCAGGCTTTTATAAACTTCAAATTAGTTCGGTTGGACATAAAACTCTTATAACACAAGATATTCAAGTTATAACGAACAAAACAACTTATATGGATTTTACGTTAGAAGAACAAAGTTATAATTTAAATCAAATAGAGGTAACAGCCGAACGCTTTGTTAAGAAAGAAGAAAGCCCTGTTTCAATGCGAAGCATAGGAATTTCGGAAATAGAAAATAGTGCTGGTGCCAATCGCGATATAGCTCGTATCATACAAAATTATCCGGGTGTAGCAGCTTTCCCTGTTGCCAATCGCAACGATATTATTGTTAGAGGTGGGGCTACTAACGAAAGTCGCTATTTTGTTGATGATGTCGAAATTCCTTATATTAATCATTTTGCTACTCAAGGAGCATCTGGGGGGACCAATGGAATTATTAATGCAGACCTTATACGTGATGTTAACTTTTATGCAGGTGCATTCCCAGCTAATAAATACAATGCATTAAGTGGTGTATTCGATTTTAAAACGGTAGATGGAAATCCCGATAAAACAAGGTATAGAGCAACTATTGGAGCATCAGAAATATCATTAACTGCCGATGGACCATTAACCGATAAAGCTACGTATATATTATCGCTTCGACGCTCGTACTTACAATTTCTTTTTAAAGCTTTAGGACTTCCATTTTTGCCAACTTTTAACGATTATCAAACCAAAGTGCGTTATCGAATCAATAATAAAAATGAAATAACCTTTTTAAGTATTGGGGCATTAGATCAAATGAAGCTTGACACCAAAATTAAAAATCCAACAGAAGAACAACGTTATATTTTGAATTTTTTGCCCGTTTTTGAACAATGGAATTATGCTATTGGAACTGTATATAAACATTACGAAGAAAATGGATATTCAACCTTAGTAATTAGCAGAAACATGTTAAATAATAGTCAATATAAATATTTTAATAATACTAAAACCGAAGCTAATAAACTTATTGATTACAAAAGTCAAGAACAAGAAAATAAATTTCGATTCGAAAAATATTTTATTCAAAATGGTTTAAAAATAAATGCAGGAATACAAGGAGAATATGCCACTTATGATGTAAACAACTATCAAAAAATTTTTTATTCTGGGCAAATCGATACATTGGTATTTAATTCTTCTTTATCATTATTTAAGTATGGTATATATGGACAACTATCAAAAAATTTCTTGTCTGAACGTTTGAGTTTATCAATAGGTGTCAGAACCGATGCCACTCCATATAGTTCAAGCACTCATAATCCCTTAAAACAGTTATCGCCTCGAGTATCTGCTTCGTATGAATTAACAGAAAAATGGAGCATTAATGCTAATTGGGGAAATTATTATCAATTGCCATCTTATACCATTCTTGGTTATAAAGATAAAAATGGAATTTTTGTTAATAAACAAAATGGGATTCGGTATATACAGGCTAATCATTATATATTAGGTTTTTCGTTTTTACCGAATAAATTAACAAAGCATTCCCTCGAGGGTTTTTATAAAGAATACAAAAACTATCCCTTTTTATTGAACGATTCTATTAGTCTGGCATTTAAGCCTATTGATTATGGTTTCGTTGGCAACGAACCGGTTACATCTACTTCAGTTGGTAGGGCGTATGGAATAGAATATTTATTGCAAACAACATTGTTAAAAAACTTAAATCTAACCTTATCTTATACTTTTGCTGTTAGTGAGTTTAAAAACAAACAACAAAAATACAGACCTACTTCGTGGGATAACCGACATATTTTGAATTTAACAGCGAATAAGAAATTTAGTAAAAATTGGAACGTTGCACTTAAATGGCGATTTGCTGGAGGACTCCCTTATACACCTTATGATTTAGAGCGTTCGTCACAAATTGCAGCATGGGATATACAAAATCGTCCATATTTTGACTTCGATAACATAAATGGACGTCGATTTAAATCATTTCATCAGTTAGATGTTAGAGTTGAGAAAAGATATACTTTGAAAAAAACTGAATTACGACTTTATTTAGATGTTCAAAATATTTATAACTTTAAATCAGAGGAACTTCCACGAATTACCAATTTAGATCAGAACGGTAACATTATGATCGATCCAAATAATTCAAGTCGTTACTTATTACGAGAAGTGCCTTCGTCGGGTTCGGGAACTATATTGCCAACCATTGGAATTATTTTTAATTTTTAAAAAATGAATATGAGAGCTATTTTTTTTACATGGCTAATGACTATTGCTATTTCGGTTTTATCACAAAACAAAAACGAACCATTATTCTTTAAAACAAACCCTCAAGGGAGTGGACAAAAATTAACGATTGCATTGACCAAAGGGAGTAAATATAACCATCCTTTGTTAGCCATATGGCTAACCACAACCGAAGGAAAATACATACAAACTTTATATGTTTCGCAATCGATAGCAAAGGGGATTTACGAACATGGAAAATCGGAACAAGGAAAATGGTTCCCGGGTGAGCATCGCCGTCCTGCCGCACTACCATATTGGGCTTTTTCAAGAGGTGTTCGTGAAGCAGATGGATTATATTTGCCGACACCACAACACCCAATTCCAGATACTTATACTGGGGCTACGCCTCAAAACCATTTCGTGCTCGAAACAAGGTTAGATAAACCTATTCAAGGTAAAGCAATACTTTGGTTAGAAATCAATCAACCCTTCGATTTCAACGATTATTGGCATAATCAAAAGTTTCCAGATAACAATCAATACAGAACTTCTGGACAACCCAGTTTGGTTTATGCCGTCATCGTCGATTTTAATAGTCCTATTAAAGAGTATTATTTAAATCCGATGGGGCATGGACACCCCACAGGTGAAGATGGAACATTATTTACCGATTTGACAACATTAACGTCAGCTTTAAAAATTGTAGAAAAAATTAAAATTCAATTTGAATAGTTTTTAATTTTTTATTTACCTTTGAGAAAAAAATGATTATGGATATAAATGCTTTTATCAATCGTACCAAAAACTTAATTGTTAAACCTGAAGAAGAATGGAAAACCATTGAAGCTGAACAAACCAAAGCTTCAGTAGTATTTAGCAATTTTGTATTACCTTATTTAGTGCTAAATTTTATAGCGTCTATTTTAGGAAGCTTTTTGTTTGCTGGTAGGATTTTGTTTTATAATCCTATATATTATGGCATTGCTACTGCATTGACTTCCTTTTTGGTATATGTAATTGTACTTTTTGTAACTCCTGTTATTATTAAAGCTTTAGCATCATCTTTTGGAACCGAGGTAGATAAAGATAAGGCATTTAAATTAGTGGCTTATTCGTTTGTTCCTTCTTATATAATAGGAATTTTGGTCGGTATTTTGCCCTTATTAGGTATTTTAGGAATTTTAGGTTTGTATTCATTATATGTATTGTGGCATGGCTTTGGCTCTTTACTTCATACTCCCGAAGATAAAAAAGTTGGATTTTTTATTGTAAGTATCTTAATTATTATTGGAGAATATTTAATATTAGGCTTTATTTTAGGGGCTATTTTATTGGGATTAATTGCTGGAAGTTTTTATATGATGTAATACTGTAAATGAGCAAAGAGAAAATAATTGCTAAAAACAAAAAAGCATATTTTTTATACGAAATTGTAGAGGTTTTTACAGCAGGTATTGTACTTACAGGAAGCGAAATTAAGTCTATTCGTGCAGGTAAAGTTAATTTTGTTGATTCGTATGCGATACTTATAAATGGCGAATTAATTTTAAAAGGCTTACATATTGCACCATATGAGCATGGTGGATATGCTAACCACGAACCAACACGCGACAGGAAATTGTTGTTGACAAAAAGCGAAATAAACAGAATTAATAGAAAAGTTACAGAAAAAGGATTGACGTTAGTTCCTTTATCTTGTTTTATTTCTGAAAAAGGTTATGCAAAGCTCGAAATAGCTATTGTTAAAGGTAAAAAGGCATTCGATAAACGTGAATCAATTAAAAAGAAGGATAACGCTCGCGATACAGAACGTAATTTAAGCGATTATTGATCGAAGAAGTAATCGTTCAACTCGTAAATATCTTCAATAGTTAAGTTAGTTTGCATATCGAAAAATTTATCGATAGCTATGTTTATTTCTTCTACTGAAATATAACCATCGTTGTTTAAGTCAATGGGTTTAAACTTAGCAGGCATTTCTTCGTAAGAGCGTTTGAATTTTTTGGTTTTTGATTTTTCGGGACAAAGTGATGGAAAATAATCGCAAAGGTTTTCCATAGGAACGGCATTAGGTGGGTTCGAAAGAGCAATAAGTTCATCTTCGGTATAAGTTACACCTTTAAGATTTACAAGTGCATTTTTCTTCGATTCGGGTTCGTCGTCTCTGTAATCGGGAATTCCGTCGGCATCTTTGTCTATGGGGCATCCTTTGGTATCTACTTTCGTATTAACAGGGGTTTCGGGACATTCGTCCCAAAGGTCAATGACTCCATCGCCATCTTCATCTTCTTTGTCGAGCATTGCAAAATCAACATCGCCAAAATGACTTTCCATTGGGGTTAGTTTTGGAGGGCTAAACAAATCGTATGAAATAGTAAAATAAGTAAATAAAAAATGATCGCCTTTTTTATCTCCTTTTCGCGAGCCTTCGCCTTTATTGCTTACATTATCAATGTTGTCGTTAAAAGTAAAATGATAGCTAACACCAACTTTGGCTTTAAGCCTATGGGTATATTTATATTCTAAGCTAAAATCGATAGGAAATGCGATGGCCACTTGTGGATATTTACCAACCCCATCAAGGTTCAATTCGCGGAGATCGGTTTCGTATTTATAATCACGATGAAGCATTATGCTGGTAAGTTCGTTGCCTTGGTTTTCGTCAACATTGCGAATAGTCCCATCGCTCCAATAATGATATAAATTTCCATTGGCATCGTATAAATCAGCCTTCGAATTAAATTCAAAAGATTCAATACCTATTGCTATTGTGGGAAGCAGACGAGATGGCTTTTTAATGAGGTGAAGGAAATTGTATTGTGCCATAGCGCCGCCTATTAAAGCATCGGTTTGAAAGTTGATAAATCGGCCTTCGGTTTGGGTGTTTCCTGTCATTTTTCCATATATAACATTAAAGCGAAGGTCGAAATATTTGTTGATGGTGCGTGAAATTACAAAATTCCACGCTCCTCTTCCTACGGTTGGGTGTGTTGAATAATTGTCGCGGACATCGCCTATAAAAGTGAAAAATCCTCGTCCAATACCAATAATAGGTTTATAAACAAGTTTTTCGGGTTGGGGTGTTGTGTCGAGTAAAATATATTCATAAGGGCTGGGACCTTTAAACATATTAGAATCAATAGGCTCTTCTTGGGCATATAACAATGTTGTTGTTAAAACAAAAAAAAGTATGAAACCTATTGAATATTTTTGCATTTGTATAAATTTTCAACTTTTATACGCAAAGATACAACGAAAGTTTTATTTTTTTTACTGTATCCATTTTTGATTTGCTATCATGAGTGCTTCTTGAACAGTAATACGTGTCCCGTTATTGTAGGCCGATACAAAAGCATCGTGAATGGGAGTGTTTTGCCATATTTGAATGCGTTTGTCTCTGGCTTCCTTATATAATCCAAAGGAGCCAACAGTGTATTTGTGCCAACCTTCGTGTTGTTCTACTTGTACAGGTTCATTAATATTAAAAGTTTTGAAGTAATAGCGTGGGTTAACAGGTTTATGCCCTGCTGCTATTTGAACTCTAAACTTTATGCCAGTTTCGGGAATATTGATTTGTTGATTGTTTTTATTTTGTTTCGATTGTTTTTGAGTATTATTTTGATTGGAGGTGTTATTAACTACCATGGATTCATTATTCTTATTTTTTTGTATTGTATTGTTATTTAAATTTTGTTGATTATTTTTATTGTTTGTATTAATTTGAGCGGTTTCGTTATTATTACTGATATTGATTTGATTAACTCGTTGTTGTTTTTGTTCATTCACAGATGCCATAATGGCTGAATTTAAAAATTCGCGATTTTGAATGGATTTAATTTTTGTTGCTTCGTTTTCAATATATGATAAAGAGCCCGTTAGGTTGGGCATTTCGCTTACACCATCTTTGGGAGTGAGTTTATAAGACACAATAAATTGCTTTTGTGGAGGAAGTGACATCCATAAAAATTTTACAGTATTGTCTTTAAAAGAAAAGATAGCTTCATTATTTTCGATGGCGGTAGCGGTATAGCCTTCAGGGATTTTTTCTTGAATTTTAGCAAACTTGTCGCGAGGTAAATTGGCTGTATTTACAAGTAAACTAACTATTATTTCATTGTTAGTCCTTTCTACTTGTCGATAACAGAAAATATTATCTAGCTGAAAATCATTAGAGGCTTGGGTTTGAATGGTGTCTTGAGCTTGATTGTTATTAGCTAGATATCCAGTTGGTCTGATAATAACCGATACAGTGGGAGATTCTACATTTTTACGTTCGTTGTTTTCGATATAACTAAAAATTCCTGTTAAAAAGAGAGGACCTTCTGCTGTGGGGTCAATGTTGATTTTGTAAGAGAATGTAATTTGACTATCCCTTGGCAAGCTAAGCCAGCCCACTATGATTCTTTGATCTTTAAAGGTAAAATCACCACTCGGAATGTTTAATGCTTCGGCAGTATATCCTACAGGCAAATTTTGTTGATAGCGTGCAAAACTATTAACATTACCTTTATTTATAGTAACTTGAATAATGATAGATGAGCCTACTACCGCTTCTTCAGGTGCCTGAATAGAAACCGATACAGGATCTTGAAACAGTGATAATATTAAAAAGCCAATAAAATTAAATATGTAAAATAAATATTTTATCATTAACAATAGTTAAGACTAAGTTTTAGTTTCAAATGTAAATATTATATTTGAATGTATCATTTTTTTACAAAAAAATATTAACAATTGTTGATAAATAATGTTCATAACTTGCAATGTTCATATTTTATGAGCAATACAAAAGTATTAAAAAATTGTTAATAAGTCAAATTATTAACCATATATTTGAACATTTTTTCTTAAAAACAAAAAAATGAACGTCAAATTTTAATGAAAGGTTATTCGTTTTTTATTACTTCAAATGTTTTAATTGCACATTTTTTTATTTCAACATTATTATTGTCGATGGCGATATAACCCAATTTGACGGTATAAGTGCCCGGTTTTTTGAAAATTCTTTCGCAGGTTTGTCCGGTAGCTTTATAGCCATCGCTAAACATCCAAACATATTGCTTAATGTTTCCATTCGGTAAGTATGATTCTTGTCCGTCAAAAACAACTTTTTGGCCTATAAAAATGGTATCGGGATGTGTAATATAGGGTTGAATAGGTTTTTCGAGCAACATGTCGTAGTTAGCTACTTCTTGTATTTCATTTGAAATAGTATCAATCATAATAAGCGTAACATGATAGTTGCCATAATCGTTAAAACAGTGGTCAGCTTCCCATCCATTGACTTGGGTGCTGTCTCCAAAATTCCATTGGTAAATAACAGGCAACGTATCGAGATATTGCGAAGTTTCGTCTAAAAAGTGATAACAAAGGTTCTTTTCGATCATGGTATCGCATTGTTCAAAGATGGGTAAATTTGAATAAAACCGATATATATCATCGGTTTTTTTACGGTCAGATGAGAAAAATCCTTTTTCAAAACTCGAGTCGCAAAAAAATGAAATATCATTGGCAGTAGAATTAATAGGTTCGGGAAGTACAGTAGCAGGTTGCCATTGCAAATTTTCTTGTTCTGAGAAGTAAATATCAAATTTTTTAGTGCTATCGCGATTCGATGAAAAATATAAACGATTAGCAATTAAATAAGGATAGATTTCGTCTTTGGCAGAGTTAATGGCTTTGCCTAAATTGATGGGTGTATCCCATGTGGTATCTTTTTTCTCAGAAACATAAAGGTCAAAACCACCATATCCACCGGGCATATCCGATGAAAAATACAAAAAACGACCATCGGGAGAAAGACTTGGGTGTCCTAATCGATAATAATTATTGTTGTATGGAAAAGCTTTAACAATAGGTGGAAAACCATGACTGAAATCATAGAAGAATAGACCTACAGGTGCCTTGTGTTTTTTACCACCTTTAATATAAAAATTCTGACTTACTACAAAAGTATCGCCCCAAGCAATAGCCGGACCATCGTGAAAAGTGGTATTGATGTAATGAAGCATGGAGTCAATGCTAGTTTTTACAATTTTATCATTTTGAAGATAATAAACATCGTAAAAAAATTTATTATCGCTGGTTTTG
This window encodes:
- a CDS encoding TonB-dependent receptor, whose translation is MLKFILILLFPLSLWAQKGRIEGRIVQKNNEPIPFANVVIIGTSIGASSDFDGKFIITALEPGFYKLQISSVGHKTLITQDIQVITNKTTYMDFTLEEQSYNLNQIEVTAERFVKKEESPVSMRSIGISEIENSAGANRDIARIIQNYPGVAAFPVANRNDIIVRGGATNESRYFVDDVEIPYINHFATQGASGGTNGIINADLIRDVNFYAGAFPANKYNALSGVFDFKTVDGNPDKTRYRATIGASEISLTADGPLTDKATYILSLRRSYLQFLFKALGLPFLPTFNDYQTKVRYRINNKNEITFLSIGALDQMKLDTKIKNPTEEQRYILNFLPVFEQWNYAIGTVYKHYEENGYSTLVISRNMLNNSQYKYFNNTKTEANKLIDYKSQEQENKFRFEKYFIQNGLKINAGIQGEYATYDVNNYQKIFYSGQIDTLVFNSSLSLFKYGIYGQLSKNFLSERLSLSIGVRTDATPYSSSTHNPLKQLSPRVSASYELTEKWSINANWGNYYQLPSYTILGYKDKNGIFVNKQNGIRYIQANHYILGFSFLPNKLTKHSLEGFYKEYKNYPFLLNDSISLAFKPIDYGFVGNEPVTSTSVGRAYGIEYLLQTTLLKNLNLTLSYTFAVSEFKNKQQKYRPTSWDNRHILNLTANKKFSKNWNVALKWRFAGGLPYTPYDLERSSQIAAWDIQNRPYFDFDNINGRRFKSFHQLDVRVEKRYTLKKTELRLYLDVQNIYNFKSEELPRITNLDQNGNIMIDPNNSSRYLLREVPSSGSGTILPTIGIIFNF
- a CDS encoding YIP1 family protein: MDINAFINRTKNLIVKPEEEWKTIEAEQTKASVVFSNFVLPYLVLNFIASILGSFLFAGRILFYNPIYYGIATALTSFLVYVIVLFVTPVIIKALASSFGTEVDKDKAFKLVAYSFVPSYIIGILVGILPLLGILGILGLYSLYVLWHGFGSLLHTPEDKKVGFFIVSILIIIGEYLILGFILGAILLGLIAGSFYMM
- the smpB gene encoding SsrA-binding protein SmpB, whose protein sequence is MSKEKIIAKNKKAYFLYEIVEVFTAGIVLTGSEIKSIRAGKVNFVDSYAILINGELILKGLHIAPYEHGGYANHEPTRDRKLLLTKSEINRINRKVTEKGLTLVPLSCFISEKGYAKLEIAIVKGKKAFDKRESIKKKDNARDTERNLSDY
- a CDS encoding PKD domain-containing protein, with the protein product MIRVGIIAFFVFSFLFGEAQSYIEVIHESINTNDYSEIAPFIYKNGLIYTSNKKTTAIQSTKTSDNKFFYDVYYLQNDKIVKTSIDSMLHYINTTFHDGPAIAWGDTFVVSQNFYIKGGKKHKAPVGLFFYDFSHGFPPIVKAFPYNNNYYRLGHPSLSPDGRFLYFSSDMPGGYGGFDLYVSEKKDTTWDTPINLGKAINSAKDEIYPYLIANRLYFSSNRDSTKKFDIYFSEQENLQWQPATVLPEPINSTANDISFFCDSSFEKGFFSSDRKKTDDIYRFYSNLPIFEQCDTMIEKNLCYHFLDETSQYLDTLPVIYQWNFGDSTQVNGWEADHCFNDYGNYHVTLIMIDTISNEIQEVANYDMLLEKPIQPYITHPDTIFIGQKVVFDGQESYLPNGNIKQYVWMFSDGYKATGQTCERIFKKPGTYTVKLGYIAIDNNNVEIKKCAIKTFEVIKNE